In the Deltaproteobacteria bacterium genome, one interval contains:
- a CDS encoding thioesterase, with product MSSAQEMKGPSGSWFFVPRRLPNPRVRVFCFPYAGGSATLFRDWPKDLPGDVELIGVQLPGRAFRLKDPPFTQMSSLLDELENQLGPNLDVPFVFWGHSFGAILAYELTRRFEKQGRTLPLMAILSGRRAPHLPSTGFDVRTMGDDEFIEELRKLGGTPDEIINNRRLMNLVLPALRADFELLNTWQHEPGQTLAVPLRIVGGKEDLPIKIEDLEAWGQYTRSGFSVHLFKGDHFYVHHAEDELLP from the coding sequence TTGAGTTCAGCTCAAGAAATGAAAGGTCCAAGCGGCTCGTGGTTCTTTGTACCACGTCGCCTACCGAATCCTCGCGTCCGCGTGTTTTGCTTTCCTTACGCTGGTGGCAGTGCCACCTTGTTTCGCGATTGGCCGAAGGATCTTCCCGGCGATGTTGAGCTCATTGGCGTACAGCTGCCAGGCAGAGCATTCCGACTTAAAGATCCTCCCTTCACTCAAATGTCGAGCCTACTTGATGAGCTTGAAAACCAGCTCGGTCCTAACCTTGATGTCCCGTTTGTTTTTTGGGGGCACAGCTTTGGCGCGATTCTAGCTTACGAACTTACTCGCCGGTTTGAAAAACAGGGACGAACGCTTCCGCTTATGGCGATTCTTTCGGGACGCAGGGCGCCGCATTTACCCAGCACAGGTTTTGATGTGCGAACCATGGGGGATGATGAGTTCATCGAAGAGCTGCGTAAGCTTGGCGGAACACCGGACGAAATCATCAATAACCGGAGGCTGATGAATTTGGTATTGCCTGCCCTCCGTGCTGATTTTGAACTTTTAAACACTTGGCAGCATGAGCCAGGGCAAACTCTTGCTGTTCCTCTTCGCATCGTTGGCGGCAAAGAAGATCTCCCAATTAAAATCGAAGACTTAGAAGCTTGGGGACAATACACCCGGTCTGGTTTCTCGGTTCATCTCTTCAAGGGAGATCATTTCTACGTTCACCACGCGGAGGACGAACTCTTACCT
- the pyk gene encoding pyruvate kinase, with protein sequence MKNKAKIVATIGPASQSKDVLKEMILAGMNVARINCSHSKHEHMREIVRDIRELNAELEKNVAVLVDLQGPKIRIGQMEDGVVLEPGDTFIITSTDHVGSAKSAYISYEQFARDVQPGESILIDDGKLELKVVSSDKKEQVELEVVHGGPLESRKGVNLPNTKISLPALTSKDREDLEVALELEAEWLGLSFVRSAVDVIGLKEKIAERVSPTKVVAKIEKPEAIEDMDAIIQATDAIMVARGDLGVEIPMQEVPVIQKTLVTKARRAGRPVIIATQMMESMIVQSRPSRAEANDVANSVLDGADAVMLSGETSTGRHPVAVIEAMMSIVTHTEEVFQPRRRDNPPMDVTCGRFVTDTICFNAYKVAAQIEARAILTMTDSGYAGIKIASHRPDCEIGVFTSNRSILNMLSLVWGVQGYYYEGFVSTDDTVHDIQEILRVKGVLQKGDRVVNTASMPMNDKGMTNTLRVTVIS encoded by the coding sequence GTGAAGAATAAAGCAAAGATAGTTGCAACCATAGGGCCGGCCTCCCAATCAAAAGATGTGTTGAAAGAAATGATTTTAGCCGGAATGAATGTGGCTCGAATCAATTGTTCCCATAGCAAGCATGAGCATATGCGAGAAATTGTTCGTGATATCCGGGAGCTTAACGCAGAACTCGAAAAAAATGTCGCCGTCTTAGTCGACCTCCAAGGTCCCAAGATTCGTATCGGTCAGATGGAGGACGGCGTGGTCCTTGAGCCGGGCGACACATTTATCATTACCAGTACAGATCATGTTGGATCGGCGAAGTCTGCGTATATCAGTTACGAGCAATTTGCCCGAGATGTACAGCCGGGCGAAAGCATCTTGATAGATGATGGTAAGCTAGAGCTCAAAGTGGTTTCTTCGGATAAAAAGGAGCAGGTCGAGCTTGAGGTCGTACATGGTGGTCCGCTTGAGTCTCGCAAAGGGGTCAATCTACCCAATACGAAAATCTCTTTACCGGCTCTTACTTCCAAAGACCGCGAGGACCTCGAAGTCGCTTTAGAGCTTGAGGCAGAGTGGCTGGGGCTTTCGTTTGTACGAAGTGCGGTGGATGTGATCGGACTCAAAGAGAAGATTGCCGAGCGCGTAAGTCCAACAAAGGTTGTCGCGAAAATCGAAAAACCTGAAGCCATCGAAGACATGGATGCGATTATCCAGGCAACAGATGCCATTATGGTTGCGCGTGGGGATTTAGGCGTTGAGATTCCAATGCAAGAGGTTCCCGTGATCCAAAAGACCTTGGTTACGAAAGCAAGAAGAGCTGGCAGACCTGTGATCATCGCAACGCAGATGATGGAAAGTATGATTGTCCAAAGTCGGCCAAGCCGTGCCGAGGCCAACGACGTCGCAAACTCTGTTCTTGATGGTGCAGATGCCGTGATGCTGAGCGGCGAAACTTCAACCGGACGTCACCCCGTGGCCGTGATCGAAGCCATGATGAGTATTGTGACACATACTGAAGAGGTCTTTCAGCCTCGTCGCCGTGATAATCCGCCCATGGATGTGACCTGTGGTCGTTTCGTAACCGACACGATTTGCTTCAACGCCTACAAGGTCGCGGCCCAAATTGAGGCCCGGGCAATTTTGACGATGACGGATTCGGGTTACGCCGGTATTAAAATCGCAAGCCACCGACCTGACTGCGAAATCGGGGTTTTTACCAGTAACCGATCGATCCTCAACATGCTCAGTTTAGTATGGGGTGTGCAGGGCTATTATTATGAGGGGTTTGTCAGCACCGACGATACAGTGCATGATATTCAAGAGATCCTCCGAGTGAAAGGTGTGCTACAAAAGGGTGACCGAGTGGTCAATACCGCAAGCATGCCTATGAACGACAAGGGGATGACCAATACGTTGAGGGTCACCGTCATTTCTTAA